From the Halococcus hamelinensis 100A6 genome, one window contains:
- a CDS encoding DEAD/DEAH box helicase — translation MAADSQRAWRFFPYESPYENQRAAIERIHDALDEERDVLFEGACGTGKTLSALVPALEFAREEDKTVVITTSVHQQMRQFVADARAINEHEPLKATVFKGKASMCHIGVDYEECQVLRDTTKNLVEAESEKRELEAAQGDLLDASQAGEADAAEARSAVMDELDAVEDELEDLREGSICEHYYNNLTADTEAFYEWLTTDVRTPEEVYDYAEREGLCGYELLKDGMEAMDLVVCNYHHILDPNIREQFFRWLGRDPEDVITVFDEAHNVEGAAREHATRTLTETTLDSALAELEDADDPRTEKATNVVSAFRGALLSTYDDKLGFGERERVGEDWEDLEVANPEGRDDLTLAFLDAYTGQGIEGDVEAALALGASLDREYDRKYRDGETQVRKECQTLQVARFVESWLADGTSGGRHPVVSVCRGPEG, via the coding sequence GTGGCGGCCGACTCGCAGCGCGCGTGGCGGTTCTTCCCCTACGAGTCGCCCTACGAGAACCAGCGCGCGGCCATCGAACGCATCCACGACGCCCTCGACGAGGAGCGCGACGTCCTCTTCGAGGGAGCCTGCGGTACGGGCAAGACCCTCTCCGCGCTGGTCCCCGCGCTCGAGTTCGCCCGCGAGGAGGACAAGACGGTGGTAATAACGACGAGCGTCCACCAGCAGATGCGCCAGTTCGTCGCCGACGCGCGGGCGATTAACGAACACGAACCCCTCAAGGCCACCGTCTTCAAGGGCAAAGCCTCGATGTGCCACATCGGGGTCGACTACGAGGAGTGTCAGGTCCTCCGGGACACCACGAAGAACCTCGTCGAGGCCGAGAGCGAGAAACGCGAACTCGAAGCGGCCCAGGGCGACCTGCTCGACGCGAGCCAGGCGGGCGAAGCGGACGCCGCCGAGGCCCGGAGCGCGGTGATGGACGAACTCGACGCCGTCGAGGACGAACTCGAAGACCTCCGCGAGGGCTCGATCTGCGAACACTACTACAACAACCTCACCGCCGACACCGAGGCGTTCTACGAGTGGCTTACGACCGACGTCCGCACCCCCGAGGAGGTCTACGACTACGCCGAGCGCGAGGGGCTCTGTGGCTACGAACTCCTGAAGGACGGCATGGAGGCGATGGATCTGGTGGTCTGCAACTACCACCACATCCTCGATCCCAACATCCGCGAGCAGTTCTTCCGCTGGCTCGGCCGCGACCCCGAGGACGTCATCACCGTTTTCGACGAGGCCCACAACGTCGAGGGCGCGGCGCGCGAACACGCGACCCGGACCCTGACCGAGACCACCCTCGACTCGGCGCTCGCCGAACTCGAAGACGCCGACGACCCGCGAACCGAGAAGGCCACGAACGTCGTGAGCGCGTTCCGCGGCGCGCTGCTCTCGACCTACGACGACAAACTGGGCTTTGGCGAACGCGAACGAGTCGGTGAGGACTGGGAGGACCTCGAAGTCGCGAACCCCGAGGGGCGCGACGACCTCACTCTCGCCTTCCTCGACGCCTACACCGGCCAGGGGATCGAGGGCGACGTGGAGGCGGCGCTCGCGCTCGGCGCGAGCCTCGACCGGGAGTATGATAGGAAGTACCGCGACGGCGAGACCCAGGTCCGAAAGGAGTGCCAGACCCTCCAGGTCGCGCGGTTCGTCGAGTCCTGGCTCGCCGACGGGACGAGCGGCGGTCGGCATCCCGTGGTCTCGGTGTGCCGGGGCCCGGAGGGGG